In the genome of Deltaproteobacteria bacterium, one region contains:
- the hemB gene encoding porphobilinogen synthase — MLFPDYRGRRMRQSKAFRRMVRETELSTSNLIYPLFAVNGKNVETPIPSMPGQSQMSIDKLVKTAGAAYDLGIPAIMLFGLPDKKDALGTRAYAKDGIVQRAVKAVKDKLPDLAVITDVCLCQYTDHGHCGIIDGNVIDNDASLDLLARTALSHAQAGADMVAPSDMMDGRVAEIRNTLDEKDFSHVPIMAYAAKYCSSYYGPFREAADSAPQFGDRRTYQMDPANVLEAIREVTMDVEEGADIIMVKPALAYLDVICRVRDEIDLPVAAYNVSGEYAMIKAAEKLGWLDGPKVMMETLTAIKRAGADLILTYFAMDAAKVLHD; from the coding sequence ATGCTGTTTCCAGACTACAGAGGCCGCCGCATGCGGCAAAGCAAGGCGTTCAGGCGCATGGTGCGCGAAACCGAGCTGTCGACGTCGAATCTGATCTATCCCCTTTTCGCCGTCAATGGAAAAAACGTCGAAACCCCCATTCCGTCCATGCCCGGACAGAGCCAGATGTCCATCGACAAACTGGTGAAAACGGCCGGAGCGGCCTACGATCTGGGCATTCCGGCCATTATGCTTTTCGGCCTCCCCGATAAAAAGGATGCGCTGGGCACAAGGGCATATGCCAAGGACGGCATCGTTCAACGGGCGGTGAAAGCCGTCAAGGACAAGCTCCCCGACCTGGCTGTCATCACGGATGTCTGCCTGTGCCAGTACACGGACCACGGACACTGCGGCATCATTGACGGCAATGTCATAGACAACGATGCCAGCCTCGACCTGCTGGCCAGAACCGCCCTCTCCCATGCGCAGGCGGGGGCCGACATGGTGGCCCCGTCGGACATGATGGACGGACGGGTTGCCGAAATACGCAACACCCTGGATGAAAAAGATTTCAGCCACGTCCCCATCATGGCCTATGCAGCCAAGTATTGCTCGTCCTATTACGGCCCTTTTCGTGAAGCCGCGGATTCGGCCCCCCAGTTCGGCGACCGGCGCACGTACCAGATGGACCCGGCCAACGTGCTGGAGGCCATTCGTGAAGTGACCATGGACGTCGAAGAGGGTGCCGACATCATCATGGTGAAACCCGCCCTGGCCTATCTCGATGTCATTTGCCGGGTGCGTGACGAAATCGACCTGCCCGTGGCCGCCTACAACGTGAGCGGCGAGTATGCCATGATCAAGGCCGCCGAAAAACTGGGTTGGCTGGACGGTCCGAAGGTAATGATGGAAACCCTTACGGCCATCAAGCGTGCGGGAGCCGACCTGATTCTCACCTATTTTGCCATGGATGCGGCCAAGGTGCTGCACGATTGA
- the ahbC gene encoding 12,18-didecarboxysiroheme deacetylase, with protein MIGISKLYCGTVEPSDALRYGRLSSSLPSHLLQFSADKRPVVVWNVTRRCNLKCVHCYAHAEDRHFANELSFDEGKTLIDDLAGFGVPVLLFSGGEPLVRKDLPDLAAYAVDKGMRAVISTNGTLITAELARTLKDIGLSYVGISLDGMEKINDRFRGVPGAFGKAMQGIRNCQAAGIKVGLRFTINKANVGEIPAIFDLLEEMDIPRVCFYHLVYAGRGSTMVDEDLSHAETRAAVDLIIDRTKDLHDRGKPKEVLTVDNHADGPYLYLRLLKEDPQRAGEVFDLLKMNEGNNTGRGIGCVSWDGSVHPDQFWRHHSFGNVKDRPFSEIWTDLSDPLMAKLKEKKNHVTGRCAACGWLDICAGNFRVRAEAVYDDIWAPDPACYLTDAEIQKTE; from the coding sequence ATGATCGGAATATCGAAACTCTATTGTGGAACCGTAGAGCCGTCGGATGCATTGCGTTACGGGCGTCTGTCCTCTTCACTTCCCTCCCACCTGCTGCAGTTTTCCGCCGACAAGCGACCCGTTGTCGTCTGGAATGTCACCCGCCGGTGCAACCTGAAGTGCGTACACTGCTATGCGCATGCCGAGGACCGGCATTTCGCGAACGAACTCTCTTTCGATGAGGGCAAAACCCTTATCGACGACCTGGCAGGATTCGGTGTGCCCGTGCTGCTTTTTTCGGGCGGGGAACCCCTGGTCCGCAAGGACCTGCCCGACCTGGCCGCCTACGCCGTGGACAAAGGCATGCGGGCGGTGATTTCCACCAACGGGACGCTCATAACGGCCGAACTGGCCCGGACGCTGAAAGATATCGGCCTATCTTACGTGGGCATCAGCCTGGACGGAATGGAAAAGATCAACGACCGTTTCCGGGGGGTGCCGGGGGCCTTCGGCAAGGCCATGCAGGGCATTCGAAACTGCCAGGCGGCCGGCATCAAGGTCGGGTTGCGCTTCACCATCAACAAGGCCAATGTAGGGGAGATCCCCGCCATCTTCGACCTCCTGGAGGAAATGGACATACCCAGGGTGTGTTTCTACCACCTGGTTTACGCCGGCCGGGGCTCCACCATGGTGGATGAGGATCTTTCCCACGCAGAAACCCGGGCGGCCGTGGACCTGATCATAGACCGTACCAAGGACCTCCACGACAGGGGCAAACCCAAAGAGGTACTGACGGTGGACAACCATGCAGACGGGCCCTACCTCTACCTGAGGCTGCTGAAGGAAGACCCGCAGCGCGCCGGAGAGGTATTTGACCTTCTGAAAATGAACGAAGGCAACAATACCGGCCGCGGCATCGGCTGTGTTAGCTGGGACGGCAGCGTTCACCCCGACCAGTTCTGGCGTCACCACAGTTTCGGCAACGTGAAAGACAGACCCTTTTCCGAAATCTGGACGGATCTGTCCGACCCCCTGATGGCAAAACTGAAGGAGAAAAAGAATCATGTGACCGGCCGTTGCGCCGCCTGCGGATGGCTCGACATCTGTGCCGGCAACTTCAGGGTTCGCGCGGAAGCGGTTTACGACGACATCTGGGCACCGGACCCGGCGTGCTATTTGACAGACGCCGAAATCCAGAAAACGGAGTGA
- a CDS encoding AAA family ATPase produces MKEYSEKIPTPKELEKELGDFLSKKFGGNVKVATPILMQHENADDSEQAKPPEKRKINFELKPEDLVAYLDQYIVKQDDAKAILSTKICTHFNRIKRYQQFPDQTSEMVGSIKNNVLMIGPTGVGKTYMIKLIAKKIGVPFVKGDATKFSETGYVGGDVEDLVRDLVREADNDIERAQYGIVYIDEIDKIASSHNLIGADVSRTGVQRALLKPMEETEVDLKVPHDPISMLQEVERFRKTGKRDKSTVNTKNILFIMSGAFTGLVEIINKRVAAKGIGFGANLPKSIENTDVLSQVRSEDLISFGFESEFVGRLPVRAVFERLTEDDLYLILKNPNNPIILGKKLDFAAYGIDAVFEDQALHLLSKNAFQENTGARGLVSAVENALLPFEKKLPSTEVGRFAITRGVIDAPKQSMERILDKGRRSDNDGIFEKLAEEERQSIVAYLEDNQNNIINKHKMDLTASRKNLVAECYAANPSDIDSIIKKIKSYHSQIKTIELYFLKNHDINIVLEEDAIDFIIEKVIHGQIELKDVYKNLSNDFEYGLKLVRDKTGRNRFFITRDALHSPETYVGELINLHAKSLPTGEEK; encoded by the coding sequence ATGAAAGAATACAGCGAAAAAATACCGACCCCCAAGGAACTCGAAAAAGAACTGGGCGACTTTCTTTCCAAGAAGTTCGGCGGCAATGTCAAGGTGGCTACCCCCATCCTGATGCAGCACGAAAACGCCGACGACAGCGAGCAAGCCAAGCCGCCCGAAAAGCGCAAGATCAATTTCGAGCTCAAGCCCGAGGACCTGGTGGCCTACCTGGACCAGTATATCGTCAAGCAGGACGATGCCAAGGCCATTCTCTCTACCAAAATATGCACTCATTTCAACAGGATAAAACGATATCAGCAGTTCCCGGATCAAACGAGTGAGATGGTGGGCAGCATTAAAAACAACGTGCTCATGATCGGACCCACCGGTGTTGGCAAGACCTACATGATCAAGCTGATCGCCAAGAAGATCGGCGTGCCATTCGTCAAGGGTGATGCTACCAAATTCAGTGAAACCGGCTATGTCGGCGGTGATGTCGAGGACCTGGTCAGGGATCTGGTGCGGGAGGCGGACAATGACATCGAAAGGGCCCAGTACGGCATTGTCTACATCGACGAAATCGACAAAATCGCTTCCAGCCACAACCTGATCGGGGCCGATGTGTCCCGTACCGGGGTACAGCGGGCCCTGCTGAAACCCATGGAAGAGACCGAAGTGGACCTCAAGGTGCCCCACGATCCCATATCCATGCTTCAGGAAGTCGAACGCTTCAGGAAAACGGGAAAAAGGGACAAAAGTACCGTCAACACCAAAAACATCCTTTTCATCATGAGCGGGGCCTTCACCGGCCTGGTGGAAATTATCAACAAACGTGTTGCCGCCAAGGGAATCGGTTTCGGGGCCAATCTGCCGAAATCGATCGAAAATACCGATGTTCTTTCCCAAGTCAGGTCCGAAGACCTGATATCCTTTGGCTTCGAGTCGGAATTCGTGGGCAGGCTTCCCGTCAGGGCGGTATTCGAACGCCTGACCGAAGACGACCTCTACCTCATACTGAAAAATCCAAACAATCCGATCATTTTAGGGAAGAAGCTGGACTTCGCCGCCTATGGCATCGATGCCGTATTCGAAGACCAGGCGCTTCATCTGCTGTCCAAAAACGCCTTCCAGGAAAACACAGGCGCCAGAGGCCTGGTGAGCGCCGTCGAGAATGCCCTGCTGCCGTTTGAAAAAAAACTGCCATCCACAGAGGTGGGCAGGTTTGCCATCACCCGGGGGGTCATCGATGCACCCAAACAGAGCATGGAGCGCATTCTGGACAAAGGCAGGCGATCGGATAACGACGGCATTTTCGAAAAACTGGCCGAGGAGGAGCGGCAATCCATAGTGGCCTATCTCGAAGACAATCAGAACAACATCATCAACAAGCACAAAATGGACCTGACGGCCTCCCGCAAAAACCTGGTCGCGGAATGCTATGCCGCCAATCCATCGGATATCGACAGCATTATTAAAAAAATCAAATCGTATCACAGTCAGATCAAGACCATCGAACTCTACTTCCTGAAAAATCACGACATCAACATCGTGCTCGAAGAGGACGCCATCGACTTTATCATCGAAAAGGTGATCCACGGACAGATCGAACTGAAGGATGTCTACAAAAACCTGTCCAATGATTTTGAGTACGGCCTGAAACTGGTCAGGGACAAAACCGGCCGCAACCGCTTTTTCATTACCCGTGATGCATTGCATTCCCCTGAGACCTATGTCGGCGAGTTGATCAACCTGCACGCCAAATCACTCCCAACAGGGGAAGAAAAATAA